The following nucleotide sequence is from Mesorhizobium sp. J8.
CGAGGAATTGTTCTTTGGTCTCGGCGAACGGGCCATCGAGCACGACCGGCTCGCCCTTGACCTTTCGCAGCGTCGTGGCCGCCGTCGTCGGCAAAAGCCGCGCCACGGGGCCTAGCCGGCCGGCCTTGGCGTATTTGTCCTGCACGTCGAGGATCTTTGCCATGACCTCGTCGTCCTGTTCCTTGCTCCAGGAGCAGACGACGTCTTCGGAAGCGTAGCAAAGGATGGCATAGAGCATGGTGTTGTCCTTTTCGTATCAAAGGACGCGACACTAGGACCCTTCCCGACACAAGGTCGATAAAAAAATTTATCGAAGGATCACGGACTTGGCGATCTCCGCGCCAGCCTGTCAGGCGCCATGCGCCTGCAGCCACCTGAGCACCAGCGTTTCTTCCTCGTCGAGGCCCGATATCAGGCGTTTGCGCTTGTTGGCCTCTGCCATTTCGTCGAGCAGCCGTCCTTCGCTCCACGCCTCGAAAACCAACGGATGGATGTAGCATCTGCGGCAAACCGCCCGGGTGTTTCCCAACCGCTCGGCGACCTTGTCGACGACATTGTTGATCACCCGTTTTTGCTGTGTCTTGCTTTCCGGCAACTCGGTCCCGGCAAACAGCGACGCAGCATGGATCGTGCCGCCCCAGGTGCGGAAGTGCTTTGAGCTGAATTCGGCGCCGGATGCATCACGAATATAGCGGTTGACGTCCTCCGAGCGCACCGGCCGCCGGTCGCCTTCTTCATCGAGATACTGAAACAGCTTCTGTCCCGGCAGGTCCTGGGCGCCGCGCACGACCTTGGCTATCCGGCGATCGACCAGCTTCAGCTTCCATTCCTTGCCCGACTTGCCCTTGAAGGCGAAGCGCAGGCTGGATCCGGTGATTTCGACGTGTCGGTCGCGCAAGGTGGTCAGCCCGAAGCTCTTGTTGTCGCGCGCATAAGCCGCGTTGCCGATGCGGATCATGGTGTTGTCGAGCAACCAGACCACCGAGGCGACGACACGCTCCAGAGGCAATCCGTGCCGGCGCAAATCGGCATCGATCTGCCGCCTGAGAGCAGGCAGGCTTTCGGCGAAGGCGACGAGACTTGAATATTTGACGCCGTCGCGTTCCTCGGTCCATTGCGGATGATAACGGTACTGCTTGCGGCCGCGCTGGTCCCGGCCGGTTGCCTGGATATGCCCGTCCGGATCGGGAGATATCCATACATCCGTCCAGGCCGGCGGGATGACGATC
It contains:
- a CDS encoding YciI family protein; this translates as MLYAILCYASEDVVCSWSKEQDDEVMAKILDVQDKYAKAGRLGPVARLLPTTAATTLRKVKGEPVVLDGPFAETKEQFLGFYTLECNDLDEAVEFARELSEVNPSGGSYEIRPVSVFNPTKVAV
- a CDS encoding DNA topoisomerase IB: MLQHSQLSSDRSARDEETRRNGARASAEGTSLNYVSDADPGIRRLRRGAGFTYVRADGGTVDETTLARIKAIVIPPAWTDVWISPDPDGHIQATGRDQRGRKQYRYHPQWTEERDGVKYSSLVAFAESLPALRRQIDADLRRHGLPLERVVASVVWLLDNTMIRIGNAAYARDNKSFGLTTLRDRHVEITGSSLRFAFKGKSGKEWKLKLVDRRIAKVVRGAQDLPGQKLFQYLDEEGDRRPVRSEDVNRYIRDASGAEFSSKHFRTWGGTIHAASLFAGTELPESKTQQKRVINNVVDKVAERLGNTRAVCRRCYIHPLVFEAWSEGRLLDEMAEANKRKRLISGLDEEETLVLRWLQAHGA